One Dioscorea cayenensis subsp. rotundata cultivar TDr96_F1 chromosome 17, TDr96_F1_v2_PseudoChromosome.rev07_lg8_w22 25.fasta, whole genome shotgun sequence DNA window includes the following coding sequences:
- the LOC120280634 gene encoding uncharacterized protein LOC120280634, whose product MASRPPPGDNLRELYMELLQLTSQLMGLINQNPQRAISILMAFPEIARSLCRAMSMLHSVGLPPYLPVEIDDRAVAAYPPLLPRPPLGLPARPAPMARPQVRPPRAAAAEPVFDAGNDLGESSSSLEEELPPPPSQTPPKSTRGGKK is encoded by the exons ATGGCATCGCGGCCTCCCCCCGGTGACAACCTTCGTGAATTGTACATGGAACTTCTCCAGTTGACAAGCCAGCTGATG GGGCTAATTAATCAGAACCCACAAAGAGCAATATCTATCTTAATGGCGTTCCCTGAGATCGCTAGGTCTCTCTGTCGG GCAATGTCGATGCTGCACAGTGTGGGGCTCCCCCCTTACCTGCCTGTGGAAATTGATGATCGAGCTGTAGCTGCTTATCCTCCGCTACTGCCGCGGCCACCTTTGGGCCTACCAGCAAGGCCAGCTCCCATGGCTCGACCACAGGTTCGGCCACCAAGAGCAGCTGCAGCAGAACCTGTCTTTGAT GCTGGGAATGATCTAGGAGAGTCATCTTCTTCCCTTGAGGAAGAACTGCCTCCACCACCTAGCCAGACACCACCCAAGAGCACTCG AGGTGGAAAGAAATGA